One window of the Candidatus Zixiibacteriota bacterium genome contains the following:
- a CDS encoding putative Transcriptional regulator, TetR family (Evidence 3 : Putative function from multiple computational evidences), whose amino-acid sequence MGRIKKSIPSKKSTDVRQREIIDAAMKILTSDGARQFTAERLGKEVGLASGSIFRHFRSLEEILDGVVDRVEEIIFTDPPSRGNSPLETLRLFFEFRVLAIHEHPEVSRLLLTSILIPKGKRSARDRRLREFRLRSRRIIMDCLKEAKKEGALSKGIHLEAATMLVLGAIYAIGHVPAGSNQGNIDSGLIRHIWHLLERSLTNG is encoded by the coding sequence ATGGGAAGAATAAAGAAAAGTATACCGAGCAAGAAGTCTACCGATGTGAGGCAGCGTGAGATTATCGATGCCGCTATGAAGATACTTACCTCAGATGGTGCACGGCAGTTTACGGCTGAAAGATTGGGCAAAGAGGTGGGTTTGGCCAGCGGCTCCATTTTTCGGCATTTCCGTTCCTTAGAAGAGATTCTTGACGGCGTCGTGGACAGGGTCGAGGAAATCATCTTTACAGATCCACCTTCACGGGGGAATAGCCCGCTGGAGACACTGCGTCTTTTCTTTGAATTCCGGGTACTAGCCATCCATGAACACCCGGAGGTTTCGAGACTTCTGCTGACGAGTATACTGATTCCCAAGGGCAAGAGGTCGGCGCGGGACCGACGCTTACGGGAATTTAGACTGCGTTCAAGACGGATAATTATGGACTGCCTGAAGGAAGCAAAAAAGGAAGGCGCCCTAAGTAAAGGGATTCACCTTGAGGCCGCCACTATGTTAGTACTGGGTGCCATATATGCTATTGGTCACGTACCAGCGGGATCAAACCAAGGCAATATCGATAGCGGCTTGATCCGGCACATTTGGCATCTGCTCGAAAGATCACTAACGAATGGATAA
- a CDS encoding Azurin, with amino-acid sequence MKSSLLIPSNLALTVLLLLAIVFQGCSNKAENRTHTNQVQQSSSRDTVRLEITGNDQMRYNEKELRVKAGDVVVLTMKHVGQMPKTVMGHNWVLLKHGVDMASFAQDAMQAKATDYIPAARSGDIIAHTKLLGGGESDTITFDAPAQGTYTFLCSFPGHYGTMNGLFIVE; translated from the coding sequence ATGAAATCTAGCCTACTTATACCGTCAAATCTGGCTCTCACTGTGCTATTGTTACTTGCAATAGTCTTCCAGGGATGCAGTAATAAGGCCGAGAATCGGACTCACACTAACCAGGTACAGCAGTCTTCCAGCAGAGATACCGTTCGGCTGGAGATTACCGGTAATGACCAGATGAGATACAATGAAAAGGAGTTGCGGGTTAAGGCAGGTGACGTGGTAGTACTCACCATGAAGCATGTGGGCCAGATGCCCAAGACGGTAATGGGCCATAATTGGGTCCTATTGAAGCACGGAGTTGACATGGCCAGCTTCGCACAGGATGCAATGCAGGCCAAGGCCACTGACTATATTCCAGCAGCTCGTAGTGGTGACATTATCGCTCATACAAAACTGCTTGGTGGCGGAGAATCAGATACTATCACCTTCGACGCTCCAGCCCAAGGAACATATACTTTTCTTTGTTCATTTCCCGGACATTATGGAACCATGAATGGACTGTTTATCGTCGAGTAG
- the aniA gene encoding Copper-containing nitrite reductase, whose translation MSKALNTIDKDLGSTGMSRLTFLKLSGALLGTGLLVACNLGTSEDGSSSKSDEPLDSNAGSAAAAAAVPLVVKRVAAEPSKIPPPVKHTMPKLHRVSISCQEIVGEIETGKRFQYMTFNGQVPAPMLRARQGDTIDLSVTNASTAMHPHSVDFHAVYGPGGGAEATMVAPGQTRHLKFKLMYPGAFIYHCAVPNLDYHISSGMYGLILVEPYKGLPPVDHEFYFGQNEIYVQTRNIGSNGLLPFDFIALTDENPQYVVLNGESEAITDFRYGSLKVKKGETARIFFVNGGPNLISSFHAIGNVWTKVWREGALINTPERYLQTVAVSPGSCAVLEMEFPVPGSIKLVDHSLSRVVHKGVMATIDVEGAPELEIFDPTNTQ comes from the coding sequence GTGAGTAAGGCGCTGAATACAATAGATAAGGATCTGGGCTCTACAGGTATGTCGCGGTTGACCTTTCTCAAGTTGAGCGGTGCATTGTTGGGCACAGGCCTGCTCGTAGCCTGCAATCTTGGAACAAGTGAGGATGGCTCATCAAGTAAGTCTGATGAGCCTTTGGATAGCAATGCTGGTTCTGCCGCGGCTGCAGCAGCTGTTCCGTTGGTAGTCAAAAGGGTAGCAGCAGAGCCCTCGAAAATTCCTCCACCTGTCAAACACACCATGCCTAAACTCCACCGGGTCAGTATTTCCTGCCAGGAGATCGTGGGAGAAATTGAAACGGGGAAGCGCTTTCAGTATATGACCTTCAACGGTCAGGTGCCGGCCCCAATGCTGCGTGCAAGGCAGGGTGATACTATCGACTTATCGGTTACCAATGCCAGTACTGCAATGCATCCTCATAGCGTAGACTTTCATGCCGTATATGGTCCGGGCGGAGGTGCCGAAGCAACCATGGTTGCACCTGGACAGACAAGACATCTCAAATTCAAACTGATGTATCCAGGAGCATTCATCTATCACTGCGCGGTACCTAACCTGGATTACCACATCAGTAGTGGTATGTATGGCCTAATTTTGGTGGAGCCATACAAGGGACTTCCGCCGGTAGATCATGAATTCTACTTCGGTCAAAATGAAATCTATGTTCAGACCCGGAACATAGGATCTAATGGCCTGTTGCCGTTTGATTTCATCGCTTTAACGGACGAGAATCCGCAGTATGTTGTGCTCAATGGTGAAAGTGAAGCAATTACAGACTTCCGATATGGCTCGCTGAAAGTCAAAAAAGGTGAAACCGCAAGGATCTTCTTTGTGAATGGCGGACCTAATCTGATCAGCAGTTTCCATGCGATTGGCAATGTCTGGACCAAAGTTTGGCGTGAAGGTGCGCTAATCAATACACCCGAGCGGTATCTACAGACTGTGGCTGTCAGCCCGGGTAGTTGTGCGGTACTCGAGATGGAATTTCCTGTGCCGGGATCCATAAAACTGGTAGATCACTCACTAAGCAGGGTCGTTCATAAAGGGGTAATGGCGACAATCGATGTCGAAGGTGCACCTGAGCTGGAGATATTTGACCCAACCAACACACAGTGA
- a CDS encoding conserved hypothetical protein (Evidence 4 : Unknown function but conserved in other organisms): MSAMNPRIDFNKKYRQALAGLFELERFVEAAGIDKSLLELVKLRASQINGCAFCIDMHTKNARKAGESEQRLYALSAWHETPFYTDRERIALQWTEALTLIAQTEISDGLYSAAKEQFGEDGLVVLTMAIVSINGWNRLAISFRTVPGSYNV; encoded by the coding sequence ATGAGTGCTATGAATCCAAGAATCGACTTCAATAAAAAATACAGACAAGCGCTTGCAGGGTTATTTGAACTGGAACGATTTGTTGAGGCGGCTGGAATCGACAAATCACTTCTTGAGCTTGTAAAGTTACGGGCATCACAGATAAATGGTTGCGCATTCTGTATAGATATGCATACCAAAAATGCACGCAAGGCAGGTGAGTCAGAACAACGGCTTTATGCCTTAAGTGCCTGGCATGAAACTCCGTTCTACACTGACCGTGAGCGGATAGCTCTGCAATGGACCGAAGCGCTCACGCTTATTGCTCAAACTGAAATTAGTGATGGACTTTACTCTGCCGCAAAGGAGCAATTTGGTGAAGATGGACTTGTTGTCCTTACGATGGCGATTGTGAGCATCAACGGCTGGAACCGTCTGGCCATAAGCTTCAGAACGGTCCCTGGTTCGTATAATGTCTGA
- a CDS encoding conserved hypothetical protein (Evidence 4 : Unknown function but conserved in other organisms): MAIHVQIKRIYEMPDDKDGHRILIDRLWPRGIRKADANLDEWNKAIAPSAELRKWFGHREDRFADFAERYRRELRQKNGELGRLRKIADKDGLTLLYGAKSEKINQAVVLQQVLETNE, translated from the coding sequence ATGGCGATTCACGTTCAAATCAAGCGCATTTATGAGATGCCTGACGATAAGGACGGCCACCGAATTCTGATCGATCGGCTCTGGCCTCGTGGAATCAGAAAGGCTGATGCGAACCTGGATGAGTGGAACAAGGCAATTGCGCCGTCCGCCGAACTCCGAAAGTGGTTTGGCCATCGCGAGGATCGGTTTGCAGATTTTGCAGAGCGCTACAGGCGTGAACTGCGTCAGAAGAACGGTGAACTCGGGCGCCTTAGGAAGATCGCAGATAAAGACGGACTAACATTGCTGTATGGTGCCAAGAGCGAAAAGATCAACCAGGCAGTAGTGCTGCAGCAGGTTCTAGAGACCAATGAGTAA
- a CDS encoding Methyltransferase, which translates to MDIWKFYGITHKKHLVCNPTSEAKLVHLVKILNLPKGAGVVDIACGKGEFLIRLAEQYEVRGFGVDISPYCIEDCKKKAADRLFKPNIEFTKMDGADFRPEQPASLQMAACIGASWVFKGHNETLETLKSWVVPGGLVIVGEPFWLRDPSQEYLDASGSQKGDFGTHADNVKAGEKQGLQLVYTIVSDKNDWDQYEGLQWLAADEYARQNPDDPDITELMNRVTSDKDIYLKWGRDTIGWAIYIFRRNE; encoded by the coding sequence TTGGATATCTGGAAATTCTACGGTATTACGCATAAAAAGCACCTGGTTTGCAATCCCACAAGCGAAGCCAAACTAGTACATCTCGTCAAGATTCTGAACCTGCCTAAAGGGGCCGGAGTGGTCGATATCGCCTGCGGCAAAGGAGAGTTTTTGATTCGACTGGCCGAGCAATATGAAGTAAGAGGATTCGGAGTAGATATATCCCCATACTGCATCGAAGATTGCAAAAAGAAAGCCGCCGACAGATTGTTCAAGCCCAACATCGAATTCACAAAGATGGATGGTGCCGATTTCAGGCCGGAACAACCTGCGAGCCTGCAAATGGCCGCCTGCATCGGGGCCAGCTGGGTATTTAAAGGCCACAATGAAACGCTAGAAACATTGAAAAGCTGGGTTGTCCCGGGCGGCCTGGTAATCGTAGGCGAGCCATTCTGGCTCCGTGATCCCTCGCAGGAATATCTGGATGCATCAGGCAGTCAAAAGGGGGACTTTGGGACTCATGCCGATAATGTCAAGGCTGGAGAGAAACAGGGGCTTCAACTTGTCTATACCATTGTCAGCGACAAAAATGACTGGGATCAATATGAGGGCCTGCAGTGGTTGGCGGCTGATGAATACGCGCGTCAGAATCCCGATGACCCGGACATAACCGAACTCATGAACCGAGTTACGTCGGATAAGGACATCTACCTCAAGTGGGGCAGAGATACTATAGGATGGGCGATTTATATTTTCAGACGTAATGAATGA
- a CDS encoding membrane hypothetical protein (Evidence 5 : Unknown function) yields the protein MSRFLFKRKAIAVSVAVIVGLLHFITGPTYHGPFRAFVNGYMIDILLPLAMYLVLGVSVQPIARSGIARGTFVFAIGAITETMQCFGVPIFGRTFDPLDYLMFGIGIGLAALFEKIMFFNNPIGSRS from the coding sequence ATGAGCCGATTTCTTTTCAAACGCAAGGCTATCGCGGTGTCCGTCGCCGTGATCGTTGGATTACTTCACTTCATCACAGGTCCAACTTATCATGGTCCTTTTCGGGCTTTCGTCAACGGTTATATGATCGACATCCTCCTTCCATTAGCAATGTATCTGGTTCTTGGTGTCAGCGTGCAACCGATCGCGCGCAGTGGCATTGCCAGAGGTACCTTTGTATTCGCGATTGGAGCCATTACGGAAACGATGCAGTGCTTCGGCGTTCCGATTTTTGGTCGAACATTTGATCCGCTGGACTACCTCATGTTTGGGATAGGAATCGGGCTGGCAGCACTTTTTGAGAAAATTATGTTTTTCAACAATCCGATCGGGAGTCGCTCTTAA